A single Clostridia bacterium DNA region contains:
- the glnA gene encoding type I glutamate--ammonia ligase: protein MGEMTAEQVKEVVRRRNVRFIRLQFTDILGVLKNVAIPVEQLDKALAGELMFDGSSIEGFVRIEESDMYLRPDPNSFVVFPWQPYDGAVARFICDVYNPDGTPFIGCPRARLRRMLEKAREMGFAMDVGPEAEFFLFHTDAEGKPTLITHDQAGYFDLTPVDLGEEARQEIVVMLQQMGFEVEASHHEVAPGQHEIDFKYSEALEMADMVMTFKFVVRTLAQRHGFHATFMPKPIAGIPGSGMHLNISLRRGDENAFFDPSAPDQLSVVARHFIGGMLKHARALTAVTNCTVNSYKRLITGFEAPVYICWSYQNRSPLIRIPAKKGPSTRIEYRSPDPACNPYLAFAACLAAGLDGIANRIEPPPPFDGNVYELTPAERERYGIGLLPGSLAEALEELKRDEVVTDALGPHVVRRFIEAKELEWKEYCETVHPWEITRYLTKF, encoded by the coding sequence ATGGGAGAAATGACTGCAGAACAGGTAAAGGAGGTTGTGCGACGGAGGAACGTACGGTTCATCCGGTTACAATTCACCGATATTCTCGGTGTGCTTAAAAACGTGGCTATTCCGGTGGAGCAATTGGACAAGGCGTTGGCAGGGGAGCTCATGTTTGACGGCTCCTCGATAGAGGGATTTGTTCGCATCGAGGAGTCGGACATGTACCTGCGTCCGGACCCCAACAGCTTCGTGGTTTTCCCCTGGCAGCCGTATGACGGCGCCGTTGCCCGCTTCATCTGTGACGTATATAACCCGGACGGCACCCCCTTTATCGGTTGCCCGAGGGCCAGGTTGCGGCGGATGCTGGAAAAGGCCCGGGAGATGGGGTTCGCAATGGACGTGGGGCCGGAGGCGGAATTCTTCCTCTTCCACACCGACGCCGAAGGCAAACCCACGCTGATCACTCACGACCAGGCCGGTTACTTCGACCTCACGCCGGTAGACTTGGGCGAGGAAGCGCGACAAGAGATTGTAGTAATGCTACAGCAAATGGGTTTTGAAGTAGAGGCCTCCCACCATGAGGTGGCTCCGGGACAGCACGAAATCGATTTCAAGTACTCCGAGGCCCTGGAAATGGCGGACATGGTAATGACCTTCAAGTTCGTCGTAAGGACCCTCGCCCAGCGCCACGGGTTTCACGCCACCTTTATGCCCAAACCCATCGCCGGGATTCCGGGATCGGGCATGCACCTCAACATCTCCCTGCGGCGGGGAGATGAGAACGCCTTTTTCGACCCCTCTGCCCCGGATCAACTCAGCGTGGTGGCGCGCCATTTCATCGGCGGCATGCTGAAGCACGCCCGTGCTCTTACCGCCGTAACCAACTGCACGGTCAACTCTTACAAGCGGCTCATCACCGGTTTTGAAGCTCCGGTGTACATCTGCTGGTCCTACCAGAACCGCAGTCCCCTGATCCGCATCCCGGCCAAGAAAGGGCCTTCCACCCGCATCGAGTACCGCAGCCCGGATCCGGCCTGCAATCCCTACCTGGCCTTTGCCGCCTGCCTGGCCGCGGGGCTGGACGGGATCGCCAATCGCATCGAGCCGCCGCCGCCCTTCGACGGCAACGTGTACGAGCTAACGCCGGCGGAGCGGGAGCGCTACGGAATCGGGCTCTTGCCCGGAAGCCTGGCGGAAGCGTTGGAAGAGCTCAAGAGAGACGAAGTGGTCACGGACGCCCTGGGCCCGCACGTGGTTCGGCGCTTCATCGAGGCCAAGGAACTGGAATGGAAGGAGTACTGCGAGACCGTTCACCCCTGGGAGATCACTCGTTACCTCACCAAGTTCTAG
- a CDS encoding FMN-binding glutamate synthase family protein: MSYSPGINASEATRTSRRTKGDWCPFSGMCVTCLDGCVGFCEIGKSAVRGKEVIYPQPFGQITSAAQKDYPVDFSHFNIMGSATGAYGIDADSDKAVFPAVNLETRLGNQGDLRLRLPIVIAAMGSTDVAARNWDHLAAGAALSGVGLAIGENVCAMDPQSEIRNGRVVHSPNLARRVEAFRRWYRGYGFIAVQANVEDSRLGVQEYAIEKLGVEVVELKWGQGAKDIGGEVKLGTLERALELKSRGYIILPDPEDPQIQAAYRAGAFREFERHSRIGMVDEEAFLARVEELRRAGAKYVMLKTGAYRPADLARAVKLASLARLDLLTVDGAGGGTGMSPWRMMNEWGIPTVYIESLLYRYLERLAARGQYIPPVAIAGGFTLEDHVFKGLALGAPYVKAVGMARAPLAAAMVGKTIGTRLKEGKVSNEYKAYGETLEQVFVLAQEVKQMVRDAFEELPVGAIGVYTYFERVAQGLRQLMCGARKFALEYLSRDDLVALTREAAEVSGIAYVMDLDAAEVDRILG, encoded by the coding sequence ATGAGCTACAGCCCGGGTATCAATGCTAGCGAGGCCACCCGTACTTCCCGAAGGACCAAAGGCGACTGGTGCCCGTTTAGCGGCATGTGCGTCACCTGCCTGGATGGGTGCGTGGGCTTCTGCGAGATCGGCAAGTCAGCCGTGCGGGGCAAAGAGGTAATCTATCCTCAACCCTTCGGGCAGATAACCTCTGCCGCCCAAAAGGATTACCCCGTAGACTTCTCCCACTTCAATATCATGGGTAGTGCTACCGGCGCCTATGGCATAGATGCGGACAGCGACAAGGCGGTCTTTCCGGCGGTGAACCTGGAAACCCGCTTGGGGAACCAGGGAGACCTTCGTCTCAGGCTGCCGATAGTGATAGCGGCCATGGGGTCCACCGACGTGGCTGCCCGCAACTGGGATCATCTGGCGGCCGGCGCCGCGCTCTCGGGAGTAGGATTGGCTATCGGCGAGAACGTTTGCGCCATGGACCCTCAGTCTGAGATAAGAAACGGGCGGGTGGTACATTCGCCGAACTTGGCACGGCGGGTCGAGGCTTTCCGGCGGTGGTACCGGGGCTATGGCTTTATAGCCGTCCAGGCTAACGTAGAGGACAGCCGTTTGGGAGTTCAGGAGTACGCCATTGAAAAGCTGGGTGTGGAAGTTGTAGAACTTAAATGGGGTCAGGGTGCCAAGGACATTGGCGGTGAGGTCAAGCTGGGCACCCTTGAGCGGGCGCTGGAACTAAAGAGCCGGGGCTACATTATCCTGCCCGACCCGGAGGACCCCCAGATCCAGGCGGCCTACAGGGCCGGGGCCTTCCGGGAGTTCGAGCGGCACTCCCGCATCGGCATGGTGGACGAGGAGGCCTTCCTTGCCCGGGTGGAGGAGCTGCGGCGGGCCGGGGCCAAGTACGTTATGCTTAAGACCGGCGCCTACCGGCCGGCCGACCTGGCCCGGGCGGTGAAGCTGGCCTCGCTGGCCCGGTTAGATCTTTTGACTGTGGACGGCGCCGGGGGTGGAACTGGTATGAGCCCGTGGCGCATGATGAACGAATGGGGCATCCCCACGGTATACATCGAGTCCTTGCTGTACCGCTATTTGGAGCGCCTCGCTGCCAGGGGACAGTATATTCCGCCCGTGGCCATTGCCGGCGGGTTCACGCTGGAAGACCATGTCTTCAAGGGGCTGGCTCTGGGCGCGCCCTATGTGAAGGCGGTGGGCATGGCCCGCGCGCCGCTGGCCGCCGCCATGGTGGGCAAGACCATCGGGACCCGCCTTAAGGAGGGCAAGGTTTCCAACGAATACAAGGCTTATGGTGAGACCCTGGAACAGGTATTCGTGCTGGCCCAGGAAGTCAAGCAAATGGTGAGAGATGCCTTTGAGGAGTTGCCCGTGGGTGCCATCGGCGTTTATACCTACTTCGAGCGCGTGGCTCAGGGACTGCGGCAGTTGATGTGCGGTGCCCGCAAGTTCGCCCTGGAGTACCTGAGTCGAGACGACCTGGTGGCCCTCACTCGGGAGGCGGCCGAGGTTAGCGGTATTGCCTACGTCATGGATCTGGACGCGGCGGAGGTCGATCGGATCCTGGGTTAG
- a CDS encoding glutamine synthetase family protein has translation MGSKQTQLEVLERVQENNVKFVRLQFTDIFGALKNVAITVEDLPRVLEEGMLFDASAVGGIASHLQSDMVLRPDPTTFVVFPWRPRDGAVARLLCDLHTPEGQPFPLCSRWVLRRVLEEACGQGIRFLVAAEAEFFLFQLDDRGHPTTVTHDLASFCDLTPVDLGENARRDMVLTLQEMGIGTASSHHELGPGQHEIALRLTEALQAADQLVTFKFVVRTIAQRHGLHASFMPQPLSGANGSGLNLGLQVWQGDRNHLWDPYGEWGLSAAGRRFVGGILRHARGAAALTNPLVNSYKRLVPSDTAPTYVAWGEEGRNTIVRLPARRGIDMRIEVRHPDPTCNPYLALAVLLRAGLAGMHQGVEPPPPVSEKLYPAEGGGLGQPGAVCLPRTLEQALAAMQEDDLVRQTLGDTLFELYYQTKAGEWERFIAEVHPWELQEYLKAY, from the coding sequence ATGGGTAGTAAGCAGACGCAATTGGAGGTTCTCGAAAGGGTACAAGAGAATAACGTGAAGTTCGTGCGGCTGCAGTTTACCGATATCTTCGGCGCCTTAAAGAACGTAGCCATCACCGTCGAGGACCTGCCACGGGTGTTGGAGGAAGGCATGCTATTCGATGCCTCGGCAGTGGGGGGGATAGCCTCTCACCTTCAGTCCGACATGGTGCTTCGGCCCGATCCCACTACGTTTGTGGTCTTCCCTTGGCGGCCGCGCGATGGGGCGGTGGCCCGCCTCTTGTGTGATCTGCACACGCCCGAGGGCCAACCCTTCCCGTTGTGCTCCCGTTGGGTCCTCCGGCGGGTGCTGGAAGAAGCGTGCGGTCAGGGGATAAGGTTTCTAGTGGCCGCCGAGGCCGAGTTCTTTCTCTTTCAACTGGATGACCGGGGTCACCCTACAACGGTAACCCATGACCTTGCGAGCTTTTGCGATCTTACTCCGGTGGACCTTGGCGAGAATGCCCGGCGGGATATGGTGCTTACCCTTCAGGAGATGGGCATTGGCACTGCTTCTTCGCACCACGAATTGGGCCCCGGCCAACACGAAATCGCCTTGAGGCTGACCGAGGCCTTGCAGGCCGCCGACCAGTTGGTCACGTTCAAGTTTGTGGTGCGCACCATCGCCCAGCGGCACGGGCTCCACGCGTCTTTCATGCCCCAACCTTTGTCCGGAGCAAACGGTTCCGGCCTCAACCTCGGGTTGCAGGTTTGGCAGGGGGACCGTAACCATCTATGGGATCCTTATGGAGAGTGGGGGCTGAGTGCGGCAGGACGCCGTTTTGTCGGCGGGATACTGAGGCATGCTCGGGGTGCGGCCGCCTTGACCAATCCCTTGGTGAACTCTTATAAGCGTCTGGTGCCGAGCGATACCGCCCCTACCTATGTGGCTTGGGGGGAGGAAGGTCGGAATACCATCGTCCGTCTTCCTGCCCGTCGGGGGATAGATATGAGGATAGAGGTCCGCCATCCCGACCCTACCTGCAATCCCTATTTGGCCTTGGCGGTGCTGCTGAGGGCGGGATTGGCGGGCATGCACCAGGGTGTGGAGCCTCCGCCCCCGGTATCGGAGAAACTGTACCCTGCAGAAGGCGGCGGGCTTGGGCAACCGGGCGCGGTCTGCCTTCCCCGTACCCTGGAGCAGGCCCTGGCGGCCATGCAGGAGGATGATCTGGTTCGGCAGACTTTGGGTGATACTCTCTTCGAACTGTACTACCAGACCAAGGCGGGAGAATGGGAGCGGTTTATTGCCGAGGTCCATCCTTGGGAACTCCAAGAATATCTGAAGGCCTACTGA